One stretch of Archocentrus centrarchus isolate MPI-CPG fArcCen1 chromosome 5, fArcCen1, whole genome shotgun sequence DNA includes these proteins:
- the LOC115780083 gene encoding 6-phosphofructo-2-kinase/fructose-2,6-bisphosphatase 4-like isoform X2, producing MKHRSPSEQHHGKRPRVPVPAAAASTSAQDGMEDKAPSIPRELTQNPLKKIWMPYKNGLPEKHISQRKVCMTNCPTLIVTVGLPARGKTYISKKLTRYLNWIGVPTREFNVGQYRREFVKIYKSFEFFRPDNEEGLKIRRQCASAALNDVRHYLTEGGGQVAVFDATNTTRERRDTILQFAEQNGFKVFFVESVCEDPDVIQENIVQVKLGSPDYTNCNTEEAVEDFMKRIKCYENSYETLDEVLDRDLSYIKIMDVGQRYLVNRVLDHIQSRIVYYLMNIHITPRSIYLCRHGESELNVKGRIGGDSGLTTRGKEFAKKLSQFIQEQNISDLKVWTSQMKRTIQTAEALNAPYEQWKVLNEIDAGVCEELMYEEIQESYPLEFALRDQDKYRYRYPKGESYEDLVQRLEPVIMELERQENVLVICHQAVMRCLLAYFLDKTAEELPYLKCPLHTVLKLTPVAYGCKVESISLNVDAVNTHRERPANVNVHRTSEDALQTVPPHL from the exons ATGAAACACCGGTCACCTTCAGAGCAGCATcacgggaagaggccccgtgttCCTGTTCCCGCTGCGGCTGCCTCAACCTCGGCGCAAGACGGAATGGAGGACAAAGCACCATCAATTCCGCGGGAACTCACACAAAACCCCCTGAAGAAGATTTGGATGCCGTATAAAAACGGCCttcctgaaaaacacatttctcaaAGGAAGG TATGTATGACCAACTGTCCCACCCTCATTGTTACTGTGGGCCTTCCAGCCAGAGGGAAGACCTACATCTCCAAGAAGCTGACGCGCTATCTCAACTGGATAGGAGTGCCCACCAGAG AGTTCAATGTTGGACAGTACAGAAGAGAGTTTGTAAAGATCTACAAGTCTTTTGAGTTCTTCCGTCCGGACAATGAGGAGGGGTTAAAGATCAGGAG ACAGTGTGCTTCAGCAGCCTTGAACGATGTGCGACACTACCTCACAGAAGGAGGAGGCCAGGTTGCG GTCTTTGATGCAACAAACACTACCAGAGAAAGAAGGGACACCATCCTCCAGTTTGCCGAGCAGAATGGCTTTAAG GTGTTCTTTGTGGAGTCTGTGTGTGAAGACCCCGATGTCATACAGGAGAACATAGTG CAAGTGAAGCTGGGCAGCCCGGACTATACGAACTGCAACACAGAAGAAGCAGTGGAAGATTTCATGAAGAGGATTAAGTGTTATGAAAACTCATATGAGACGTTGGATGAGGTTCTGGACAG AGATCTTTCCTACATTAAAATCATGGACGTGGGTCAGCGGTATTTAGTGAATAGAGTGTTGGACCACATTCAGAGCCGGATTGTGTACTACCTCATGAACATCCACATCACACCCCGCTCGATCTATCTGTGCCGTCACGGGGAGAGCGAGCTAAACGTCAAGGGTCGTATTGGAGGAGACTCCGGCCTCACAACTAGAGGGAAGGAG TTTGCTAAGAAGCTGAGCCAGTTCATCCAAGAGCAGAACATCAGCGACCTGAAGGTCTGGACTAGTCAGATGAAGAGAACCATCCAGACGGCTGAAGCCCTCAATGCGCCCTATGAGCAGTGGAAGGTCCTCAATGAGATTGATGCT gGGGTGTGTGAGGAGTTGATGTATGAGGAGATCCAGGAAAGCTACCCTCTGGAGTTTGCACTAAGAGACCAAGACAAATATCGCTATCGGTATCCAAAAGGAGAG TCCTATGAGGACCTGGTGCAGCGGTTGGAGCCGGTCATCATGGAGCTGGAGAGGCAGGAGAACGTGCTGGTCATCTGTCATCAAGCTGTCATGCGCTGCCTGTTGGCATACTTTCTGGATAAGACCGCAG AGGAGCTGCCGTATCTGAAGTGCCCGCTGCACACGGTGCTGAAGCTGACGCCGGTGGCCTACG GCTGTAAAGTGGAGTCCATCAGCCTAAACGTGGACGCggtgaacacacacagagaaaggccGGCG
- the LOC115780083 gene encoding 6-phosphofructo-2-kinase/fructose-2,6-bisphosphatase 4-like isoform X3, translated as MMRGCSSRSKLSQNQDRAVCMTNCPTLIVTVGLPARGKTYISKKLTRYLNWIGVPTREFNVGQYRREFVKIYKSFEFFRPDNEEGLKIRRQCASAALNDVRHYLTEGGGQVAVFDATNTTRERRDTILQFAEQNGFKVFFVESVCEDPDVIQENIVQVKLGSPDYTNCNTEEAVEDFMKRIKCYENSYETLDEVLDRDLSYIKIMDVGQRYLVNRVLDHIQSRIVYYLMNIHITPRSIYLCRHGESELNVKGRIGGDSGLTTRGKEFAKKLSQFIQEQNISDLKVWTSQMKRTIQTAEALNAPYEQWKVLNEIDAGVCEELMYEEIQESYPLEFALRDQDKYRYRYPKGESYEDLVQRLEPVIMELERQENVLVICHQAVMRCLLAYFLDKTAEELPYLKCPLHTVLKLTPVAYGCKVESISLNVDAVNTHRERPANVEVSRMSEEALLTVPSHQ; from the exons ATGATGAGAGGCTGCTCCAGCAGGTCCAAGCTCTCGCAGAACCAGGACAGAGCGG TATGTATGACCAACTGTCCCACCCTCATTGTTACTGTGGGCCTTCCAGCCAGAGGGAAGACCTACATCTCCAAGAAGCTGACGCGCTATCTCAACTGGATAGGAGTGCCCACCAGAG AGTTCAATGTTGGACAGTACAGAAGAGAGTTTGTAAAGATCTACAAGTCTTTTGAGTTCTTCCGTCCGGACAATGAGGAGGGGTTAAAGATCAGGAG ACAGTGTGCTTCAGCAGCCTTGAACGATGTGCGACACTACCTCACAGAAGGAGGAGGCCAGGTTGCG GTCTTTGATGCAACAAACACTACCAGAGAAAGAAGGGACACCATCCTCCAGTTTGCCGAGCAGAATGGCTTTAAG GTGTTCTTTGTGGAGTCTGTGTGTGAAGACCCCGATGTCATACAGGAGAACATAGTG CAAGTGAAGCTGGGCAGCCCGGACTATACGAACTGCAACACAGAAGAAGCAGTGGAAGATTTCATGAAGAGGATTAAGTGTTATGAAAACTCATATGAGACGTTGGATGAGGTTCTGGACAG AGATCTTTCCTACATTAAAATCATGGACGTGGGTCAGCGGTATTTAGTGAATAGAGTGTTGGACCACATTCAGAGCCGGATTGTGTACTACCTCATGAACATCCACATCACACCCCGCTCGATCTATCTGTGCCGTCACGGGGAGAGCGAGCTAAACGTCAAGGGTCGTATTGGAGGAGACTCCGGCCTCACAACTAGAGGGAAGGAG TTTGCTAAGAAGCTGAGCCAGTTCATCCAAGAGCAGAACATCAGCGACCTGAAGGTCTGGACTAGTCAGATGAAGAGAACCATCCAGACGGCTGAAGCCCTCAATGCGCCCTATGAGCAGTGGAAGGTCCTCAATGAGATTGATGCT gGGGTGTGTGAGGAGTTGATGTATGAGGAGATCCAGGAAAGCTACCCTCTGGAGTTTGCACTAAGAGACCAAGACAAATATCGCTATCGGTATCCAAAAGGAGAG TCCTATGAGGACCTGGTGCAGCGGTTGGAGCCGGTCATCATGGAGCTGGAGAGGCAGGAGAACGTGCTGGTCATCTGTCATCAAGCTGTCATGCGCTGCCTGTTGGCATACTTTCTGGATAAGACCGCAG AGGAGCTGCCGTATCTGAAGTGCCCGCTGCACACGGTGCTGAAGCTGACGCCGGTGGCCTACG GCTGTAAAGTGGAGTCCATCAGCCTAAACGTGGACGCggtgaacacacacagagaaaggccGGCG
- the LOC115780083 gene encoding 6-phosphofructo-2-kinase/fructose-2,6-bisphosphatase 4-like isoform X4 yields the protein MMRGCSSRSKLSQNQDRAVCMTNCPTLIVTVGLPARGKTYISKKLTRYLNWIGVPTREFNVGQYRREFVKIYKSFEFFRPDNEEGLKIRRQCASAALNDVRHYLTEGGGQVAVFDATNTTRERRDTILQFAEQNGFKVFFVESVCEDPDVIQENIVQVKLGSPDYTNCNTEEAVEDFMKRIKCYENSYETLDEVLDRDLSYIKIMDVGQRYLVNRVLDHIQSRIVYYLMNIHITPRSIYLCRHGESELNVKGRIGGDSGLTTRGKEFAKKLSQFIQEQNISDLKVWTSQMKRTIQTAEALNAPYEQWKVLNEIDAGVCEELMYEEIQESYPLEFALRDQDKYRYRYPKGESYEDLVQRLEPVIMELERQENVLVICHQAVMRCLLAYFLDKTAEELPYLKCPLHTVLKLTPVAYGCKVESISLNVDAVNTHRERPANVNVHRTSEDALQTVPPHL from the exons ATGATGAGAGGCTGCTCCAGCAGGTCCAAGCTCTCGCAGAACCAGGACAGAGCGG TATGTATGACCAACTGTCCCACCCTCATTGTTACTGTGGGCCTTCCAGCCAGAGGGAAGACCTACATCTCCAAGAAGCTGACGCGCTATCTCAACTGGATAGGAGTGCCCACCAGAG AGTTCAATGTTGGACAGTACAGAAGAGAGTTTGTAAAGATCTACAAGTCTTTTGAGTTCTTCCGTCCGGACAATGAGGAGGGGTTAAAGATCAGGAG ACAGTGTGCTTCAGCAGCCTTGAACGATGTGCGACACTACCTCACAGAAGGAGGAGGCCAGGTTGCG GTCTTTGATGCAACAAACACTACCAGAGAAAGAAGGGACACCATCCTCCAGTTTGCCGAGCAGAATGGCTTTAAG GTGTTCTTTGTGGAGTCTGTGTGTGAAGACCCCGATGTCATACAGGAGAACATAGTG CAAGTGAAGCTGGGCAGCCCGGACTATACGAACTGCAACACAGAAGAAGCAGTGGAAGATTTCATGAAGAGGATTAAGTGTTATGAAAACTCATATGAGACGTTGGATGAGGTTCTGGACAG AGATCTTTCCTACATTAAAATCATGGACGTGGGTCAGCGGTATTTAGTGAATAGAGTGTTGGACCACATTCAGAGCCGGATTGTGTACTACCTCATGAACATCCACATCACACCCCGCTCGATCTATCTGTGCCGTCACGGGGAGAGCGAGCTAAACGTCAAGGGTCGTATTGGAGGAGACTCCGGCCTCACAACTAGAGGGAAGGAG TTTGCTAAGAAGCTGAGCCAGTTCATCCAAGAGCAGAACATCAGCGACCTGAAGGTCTGGACTAGTCAGATGAAGAGAACCATCCAGACGGCTGAAGCCCTCAATGCGCCCTATGAGCAGTGGAAGGTCCTCAATGAGATTGATGCT gGGGTGTGTGAGGAGTTGATGTATGAGGAGATCCAGGAAAGCTACCCTCTGGAGTTTGCACTAAGAGACCAAGACAAATATCGCTATCGGTATCCAAAAGGAGAG TCCTATGAGGACCTGGTGCAGCGGTTGGAGCCGGTCATCATGGAGCTGGAGAGGCAGGAGAACGTGCTGGTCATCTGTCATCAAGCTGTCATGCGCTGCCTGTTGGCATACTTTCTGGATAAGACCGCAG AGGAGCTGCCGTATCTGAAGTGCCCGCTGCACACGGTGCTGAAGCTGACGCCGGTGGCCTACG GCTGTAAAGTGGAGTCCATCAGCCTAAACGTGGACGCggtgaacacacacagagaaaggccGGCG
- the LOC115780083 gene encoding 6-phosphofructo-2-kinase/fructose-2,6-bisphosphatase 4-like isoform X1, with protein sequence MKHRSPSEQHHGKRPRVPVPAAAASTSAQDGMEDKAPSIPRELTQNPLKKIWMPYKNGLPEKHISQRKVCMTNCPTLIVTVGLPARGKTYISKKLTRYLNWIGVPTREFNVGQYRREFVKIYKSFEFFRPDNEEGLKIRRQCASAALNDVRHYLTEGGGQVAVFDATNTTRERRDTILQFAEQNGFKVFFVESVCEDPDVIQENIVQVKLGSPDYTNCNTEEAVEDFMKRIKCYENSYETLDEVLDRDLSYIKIMDVGQRYLVNRVLDHIQSRIVYYLMNIHITPRSIYLCRHGESELNVKGRIGGDSGLTTRGKEFAKKLSQFIQEQNISDLKVWTSQMKRTIQTAEALNAPYEQWKVLNEIDAGVCEELMYEEIQESYPLEFALRDQDKYRYRYPKGESYEDLVQRLEPVIMELERQENVLVICHQAVMRCLLAYFLDKTAEELPYLKCPLHTVLKLTPVAYGCKVESISLNVDAVNTHRERPANVEVSRMSEEALLTVPSHQ encoded by the exons ATGAAACACCGGTCACCTTCAGAGCAGCATcacgggaagaggccccgtgttCCTGTTCCCGCTGCGGCTGCCTCAACCTCGGCGCAAGACGGAATGGAGGACAAAGCACCATCAATTCCGCGGGAACTCACACAAAACCCCCTGAAGAAGATTTGGATGCCGTATAAAAACGGCCttcctgaaaaacacatttctcaaAGGAAGG TATGTATGACCAACTGTCCCACCCTCATTGTTACTGTGGGCCTTCCAGCCAGAGGGAAGACCTACATCTCCAAGAAGCTGACGCGCTATCTCAACTGGATAGGAGTGCCCACCAGAG AGTTCAATGTTGGACAGTACAGAAGAGAGTTTGTAAAGATCTACAAGTCTTTTGAGTTCTTCCGTCCGGACAATGAGGAGGGGTTAAAGATCAGGAG ACAGTGTGCTTCAGCAGCCTTGAACGATGTGCGACACTACCTCACAGAAGGAGGAGGCCAGGTTGCG GTCTTTGATGCAACAAACACTACCAGAGAAAGAAGGGACACCATCCTCCAGTTTGCCGAGCAGAATGGCTTTAAG GTGTTCTTTGTGGAGTCTGTGTGTGAAGACCCCGATGTCATACAGGAGAACATAGTG CAAGTGAAGCTGGGCAGCCCGGACTATACGAACTGCAACACAGAAGAAGCAGTGGAAGATTTCATGAAGAGGATTAAGTGTTATGAAAACTCATATGAGACGTTGGATGAGGTTCTGGACAG AGATCTTTCCTACATTAAAATCATGGACGTGGGTCAGCGGTATTTAGTGAATAGAGTGTTGGACCACATTCAGAGCCGGATTGTGTACTACCTCATGAACATCCACATCACACCCCGCTCGATCTATCTGTGCCGTCACGGGGAGAGCGAGCTAAACGTCAAGGGTCGTATTGGAGGAGACTCCGGCCTCACAACTAGAGGGAAGGAG TTTGCTAAGAAGCTGAGCCAGTTCATCCAAGAGCAGAACATCAGCGACCTGAAGGTCTGGACTAGTCAGATGAAGAGAACCATCCAGACGGCTGAAGCCCTCAATGCGCCCTATGAGCAGTGGAAGGTCCTCAATGAGATTGATGCT gGGGTGTGTGAGGAGTTGATGTATGAGGAGATCCAGGAAAGCTACCCTCTGGAGTTTGCACTAAGAGACCAAGACAAATATCGCTATCGGTATCCAAAAGGAGAG TCCTATGAGGACCTGGTGCAGCGGTTGGAGCCGGTCATCATGGAGCTGGAGAGGCAGGAGAACGTGCTGGTCATCTGTCATCAAGCTGTCATGCGCTGCCTGTTGGCATACTTTCTGGATAAGACCGCAG AGGAGCTGCCGTATCTGAAGTGCCCGCTGCACACGGTGCTGAAGCTGACGCCGGTGGCCTACG GCTGTAAAGTGGAGTCCATCAGCCTAAACGTGGACGCggtgaacacacacagagaaaggccGGCG